A single Branchiostoma floridae strain S238N-H82 chromosome 11, Bfl_VNyyK, whole genome shotgun sequence DNA region contains:
- the LOC118425972 gene encoding clathrin heavy chain 1 isoform X1, with protein sequence MAQILPIRFQEHLQLQNVGVNAANIGFSTLTMESDKFICVREKVGDQAQVVIIDLADAANPIRRPISADSAIMNPASKVIALKGSGSAGKTLQIFNIEMKSKMKAHNMVEDVTFWKWITVNTIALVTETAVYHWAMEGDSQPQKMFDRHSSLAGCQIINYRTDAAQKWLLLIGISAQVAQSPSSDTQNRVVGAMQLYSVDRKVSQPIEGHAAAFGQFKMEGNSEQSTLFCFGVRGAQGGKLHIIEVGQAPSGNQPFTKKAVDVFFPPEAQNDFPVAMQVSSKHDVIFLVTKYGYIHLYDLESGVCIYMNRISGDTIFVTAPHEATSGVIGVNRKGQVLSVSVEEDNIIPYITNVLQNPDLALRMAVRNNLAGAEDLFVRKFNTLFSQGNYSESAKVAANAPKGILRTPQTIQRFQQVPAQAGQTSPLLQYFGILLDHGQLNKYESLELCRPVLQQGRKQLLEKWLKEEKLECSEELGDLVKTSDPTLALSVYLRANVPNKVIQCFAETGQFQKIILYAKKVGYTPDYIFLLRNVMRINPDQGLQFAQMMVQDEEPMADINQIVDVFMEMNLVQQCTSFLLDALKNNRPSEGALQTRLLEMNLMSAPQVADAILGNQMFTHYDRAHIAQLCEKAGLLQRALEHYTDLYDIKRAIVHTHLLNPDWLVNFFGSLSVEDSLECLKAMLQNNIRQNLQIAVQVATKYHEQLTTQSLIDLFESFKSYEGLFYFLGSIVNFSQEAEVHFKYIQAACKTGQIKEVERICRESNCYDPEKVKNFLKEAKLTDQLPLIIVCDRFDFVHDLVLYLYRNNLQKYIEIYVQKVNPARLPVVIGGLLDVDCGEDVIKNLIMVVRGQFSTDELVAEVEKRNRLKLLLPWLESRIHDGQTEPATHNALAKIYIDANNNPERFLRENPYYDSKVVGKYCEKRDPHLACVAYERGQCDQELIQVCNENSLFKSEARYLVKRRDPELWATVLIETNEYRRQLIDQVVQTALSETQDPEDISVTVKAFMTADLPNELIELLEKIVLENSVFSDHSEQGTLSAHRNLQNLLILTAIKADRTRVMEYITRLDNYDAPDIANIAIGSELYEEAFAIFKKFDVNTSAIQVLIHNISNLDRAYEFAERCNEPGVWSQLAQAQLQQGMVKEAIDSYIKADDPSQYMEVVDVANKNGNFEDLVRYLQMARKKSREAYVETELIFAYAQTNRLAELEEFISGPNTANIQQVGDRCYDAKMYDAAKLLYNNVSNFGRLASTLVHLGEYQAAVDSARKANSTRTWKEVCFSCVDGEEFRLAQMCGLHIVVHADELEDLINYYQDRGYFEELIQLLEAALGLERAHMGMFTELAILYSKYKPQKMREHLELFWSRVNIPKVLRAAEQAHLWAELVFLYDKYEEYDNAIVTMMAHPTDSWKEGMFKDIITKVANIELYYKALQFYLDYKPMLLNDLLTVLTPRMDHTRAVTFFQKVGHLPLVKPYLRSVQTHNNKALNEALNNLLIEEEDYQGLRASIDAFDNFDNIALAQRLEKHELIEFRRISAYLFKGNNRWKQAVELCKRDKLFKDALEYAAESRDTETAEELIAWFLEQKNHECFAATLYTCYDLLRPDVILELSWRHNILDFAMPFFVNVMREYISKVDKLIESEEQRKEEETTTQQPIVYGEPQLMITSGPQIGVPPQQMPPGMVPGMMPGAAPMPGGYQAPYASM encoded by the exons ATGGCGCAGATTCTGCCCATCCGCTTCCAGGAGCACCTCCAG CTTCAAAATGTTGGCGTCAACGCAGCGAATATCGGGTTCAGCACCCTCACCATGGAGTCCGACAAGTTCATCTGCGTGCGGGAGAAAGTTGGCGACCAGGCGCAGGTGGTCATCATCGACCTGGCTGACGCGGCCAACCCCATTCGCCGACCCATCTCCGCAGACTCCGCCATCATGAACCCCGCCAGCAAGGTCATTGCTTTGAAAGGCAGCGGCAGTG CTGGAAAGACTCTGCAGATCTTCAACATTGAGATGAAGAGTAAGATGAAGGCCCACAACATGGTGGAGGATGTGACCTTCTGGAAGTGGATAACTGTCAACACCATCGCCCTGGTAACTGAGACGGCTGTGTACCATTGGGCCATGGAAG GTGACTCGCAGCCGCAGAAGATGTTTGACCGCCATTCCAGCTTGGCCGGGTGCCAGATCATCAACTACCGCACGGACGCAGCGCAGAAGTGGCTTCTTCTCATCGGCATCTCGGCACAG GTGGCCCAATCACCAAGTTCTGACACG CAAAACAGAGTTGTTGGTGCCATGCAGCTGTACTCTGTGGACCGTAAGGTCAGCCAGCCAATCGAAGGCCACGCAGCGGCGTTCGGTCAGTTCAAGATGGAAGGTAACTCCGAACAGTCCACGCTGTTCTGCTTCGGAGTCCGGGGCGCCCAGGGTGGGAAGCTACATATCATTGAGGTGGGACAGGCGCCTTCTGGGAACCAACCATTCACCAAGAAGGCAGTGGACGTTTTCTTCCCTCCAGAAGCACAGAATGACTTCCCTGTGGCCATGCAG GTGAGCTCTAAGCATGACGTCATCTTCCTTGTGACCAAATATGGCTACATCCATCTGTACGACTTGGAGAGCGGTGTCTGCATCTACATGAACCGGATCAGTGGAGACACCATCTTTGTCACCGCGCCCCACGAGGCCACCAGCGGTGTCATCGGAGTCAACCGTAAAGGACAG GTCCTGTCTGTGAGTGTGGAGGAGGACAACATCATCCCCTACATCACCAACGTGCTGCAGAACCCTGACCTGGCACTGCGCATGGCCGTCAGGAACAACCTGGCCGGCGCCGAGGACCTCTTCGTGCGCAAGTTCAACACTCTGTTCTCCCAGGGCAACTACTCGGAGTCCGCTAAGGTCGCAGCTAACGCACCAAAG GGGATCCTGCGTACCCCCCAGACGATCCAGCGTTTCCAGCAGGTCCCAGCGCAGGCTGGCCAGACGTCCCCACTGCTGCAGTACTTCGGCATCCTGCTGGACCACGGGCAGCTCAACAAGTACGAGTCCCTGGAGCTGTGCCGCCCCGTCCTGCAGCAAGGCAGGAAACAGCTGCTGGAGAAATGGCTCAAGGAGGAAAAG CTTGAGTGTAGCGAGGAGCTTGGAGATCTAGTCAAGACGAGCGACCCCACACTAGCACTCTCCGTCTACCTTCGCGCCAACGTGCCCAACAAGGTCATCCAGTGTTTTGCGGAGACCGGGCAGTTCCAGAAGATCATCCTGTACGCCAAGAAGGTTGGCTACACCCCGGACTACATCTTCCTGCTGCGTAACGTGATGCGCATCAACCCCGACCAGGGCCTGCAGTTTGCACAGATGATGGTGCAAGACGAGGAACCAATGGCTGACATCAACCAG ATTGTTGATGTGTTTATGGAGATGAACCTGGTGCAGCAGTGCACATCCTTCCTCCTGGATGCGCTGAAGAACAACCGTCCGTCAGAGGGCGCGCTCCAGACACGCCTGCTGGAGATGAACCTCATGTCTGCTCCCCAG GTGGCAGACGCTATCCTCGGGAACCAGATGTTCACGCACTACGACCGCGCCCACATCGCCCAGCTGTGCGAGAAGGCGGGGCTCCTGCAGCGTGCGCTCGAGCACTACACCGACCTGTACGACATCAAGCGTGCAATTGTGCACACCCACCTGCTCAACCCTGATTGGCTGGTCAACTTCTTCGGCTCTCTGTCCGTGGAAGATTCGCTGGAATGTCTGAAG GCCATGCTTCAGAACAATATCCGACAGAACCTACAGATCGCCGTGCAGGTGGCCACAAAGTACCATGAACAGCTGACCACCCAGTCCCTCATTGACTTGTTCGAGTCCTTCAAGAGCTACGAGGGGCTGTTCTACTTCCTGGGCTCCATCGTCAACTTCAGCCAGGAAGCTGAGGTCCACTTCAAGTACATCCAG GCTGCCTGCAAGACTggtcagatcaaggaggttgaacgtATCTGCCGCGAGAGCAACTGTTACGATCCAGAGAAGGTCAAGAACTTCCTGAAG GAAGCCAAACTGACAGACCAGCTCCCACTGATCATCGTGTGCGACCGATTCGACTTTGTGCACGACCTGGTCCTGTACCTGTACCGCAACAACCTACAGAAGTACATCGAGATCTATGTACAGAAG GTGAACCCTGCGCGTTTGCCTGTTGTTATCGGAGGCCTGCTGGACGTGGACTGTGGGGAGGACGTAATCAAGAACCTCATCATGGTTGTACGTGGGCAATTCTCCACTGACGAGCTGGTCGCTGAGGTGGAGAAGAGAAACAG GTTGAAGCTTCTGCTGCCGTGGCTGGAAAGTCGTATCCACGATGGGCAGACCGAGCCTGCCACCCACAATGCACTGGCCAAGATCTACATTGACGCCAACAACAACCCTGAGAGGTTCCTGAG GGAGAACCCGTACTATGACAGTAAGGTCGTGGGCAAGTACTGTGAGAAGCGGGACCCACACCTCGCATGTGTGGCCTACGAAAGGGGGCAGTGTGATCAGGAACTCATTCAG GTGTGCAATGAGAACTCCCTGTTCAAGAGCGAGGCACGTTACCTGGTGAAGCGGCGCGACCCTGAGCTGTGGGCCACGGTGCTGATTGAAACCAACGAGTACCGCAGGCAGCTCATCGACCAG GTGGTGCAGACGGCACTATCAGAGACCCAGGACCCAGAAGACATCTCTGTGACCGTGAAGGCCTTCATGACCGCGGACCTGCCCAACGAACTGATCGAGCTACTGGAGAAGATTGTTCTCGAGAACTCGGTCTTCTCGGACCACAG TGAGCAGGGGACACTCTCTGCACACAG GAACCTACAGAACTTGTTGATCCTGACGGCTATCAAGGCTGACCGCACGCGTGTCATGGAGTACATCACCCGCCTGGACAACTACGACGCTCCTGACATCGCCAACATTGCCATTGGCTCGGAGCTGTACGAGGAAGCTTTCGCCATCTTCAAGAAGTTTGACGTCAACACTTCTGCTATCCAG GTGTTGATCCACAACATCAGTAACCTGGACCGTGCGTACGAGTTTGCGGAGCGCTGTAACGAGCCGGGCGTGTGGAGCCAGCTGGCTCAGGCCCAGCTGCAGCAGGGGATGGTGAAGGAGGCCATCGACTCCTACATCAAGGCTGACGACCCCTCCCAGTACATGGAGGTGGTGGATGTGGCAAATAAGAACG GAAACTTCGAGGACCTCGTGCGGTACCTGCAGATGGCGAGGAAGAAGTCGCGTGAAGCGTACGTGGAGACAGAGCTGATCTTCGCCTACGCCCAGACCAACAGGCTGGCCGAACTGGAGGAGTTCATCTCCGGCCCCAACACCGCCAACATCCAACAG GTCGGCGACAGGTGCTATGACGCAAAGATGTATGATGCGGCCAAACTGCTGTACAACAACGTGTCCAACTTTGGGCGTCTGGCCTCCACCCTGGTCCACCTGGGCGAGTACCAGGCCGCCGTGGACAGCGCCCGCAAGGCCAACAGCACGCGCACGTGGAAGGAGGTGTGCTTCTCGTGTGTGGACGGCGAGGAGTTCCGTCTGGCGCAGATGTGTGGTCTGCACATCGTGGTGCACGCTGACGAGCTGGAGGATCTCATCAACTACTACCAGGACAGAGG ATATTTTGAGGAACTGATCCAGCTGCTGGAGGCTGCCCTGGGCCTGGAGCGTGCTCACATGGGCATGTTCACGGAGCTGGCCATCCTCTACTCCAAGTACAAGCCACAGAAGATGAGGGAACATCTGGAGCTCTTCTGGTCACGTGTCAACATTCCAAAG gtcctGCGTGCAGCAGAGCAGGCTCACCTGTGGGCGGAGCTGGTGTTCCTGTACGACAAGTACGAGGAGTACGACAACGCCATTGTCACCATGATGGCTCACCCCACAGACTCCTGGAAGGAAGGCATGTTCAAGGATATCATCACTAAG GTTGCAAACATAGAGCTGTACTACAAGGCACTGCAGTTCTACCTGGATTACAAGCCCATGTTGCTGAACGACCTGTTGACCGTGCTCACGCCCCGTATGGACCACACACGTGCTGTCACCTTCTTCCAGAAG GTTGGCCATCTGCCCCTTGTGAAGCCATACCTCCGCTCAGTGCAAACCCACAACAACAAGGCCCTAAACGAGGCCCTCAACAACCTGCTCATTGAAGAGGAAGACTACCAG GGCTTGAGAGCATCCATAGATGCGTTTGACAACTTTGACAACATCGCCCTGGCCCAGAGGTTGGAAAAGCACGAGCTGATCGAGTTCCGGCGGATATCAGCGTACCTGTTCAAGGGCAACAACCGCTGGAAGCAGGCAGTCGAACTGTGCAAGAGAGACAAGCTCTTCAAG GATGCCCTGGAATACGCAGCCGAGTCGCGGGACACGGAAACGGCAGAAGAGCTGATCGCCTGGTTCTTGGAACAGAAGAACCACGAGTGCTTTGCGGCAACCCTGTACACCTGCTATGACCTGTTACGGCCAGACGTCATCCTAGAGCTGTCCTGGAGGCATAACATCCTGGACTTTGCCATGCCATTCTTCGTCAATGTTATGCGGGAATACATTTCAAAG GTTGACAAATTAATAGAATCAGAGGAAcagaggaaagaagaagaaaccacAACACAACAGCCAATAGTCTATG GTGAACCCCAGTTGATGATCACATCTGGTCCTCAGATTGGTGTCCCCCCTCAGCAGATGCCCCCAGGAATGGTACCCGGCATGATGCCAGGTGCCGCACCCATGCCAGGTGGCTACCAGGCACCTTACGCCTCCATGTGA
- the LOC118425972 gene encoding clathrin heavy chain 1 isoform X3: protein MAQILPIRFQEHLQLQNVGVNAANIGFSTLTMESDKFICVREKVGDQAQVVIIDLADAANPIRRPISADSAIMNPASKVIALKGSGSAGKTLQIFNIEMKSKMKAHNMVEDVTFWKWITVNTIALVTETAVYHWAMEGDSQPQKMFDRHSSLAGCQIINYRTDAAQKWLLLIGISAQQNRVVGAMQLYSVDRKVSQPIEGHAAAFGQFKMEGNSEQSTLFCFGVRGAQGGKLHIIEVGQAPSGNQPFTKKAVDVFFPPEAQNDFPVAMQVSSKHDVIFLVTKYGYIHLYDLESGVCIYMNRISGDTIFVTAPHEATSGVIGVNRKGQVLSVSVEEDNIIPYITNVLQNPDLALRMAVRNNLAGAEDLFVRKFNTLFSQGNYSESAKVAANAPKGILRTPQTIQRFQQVPAQAGQTSPLLQYFGILLDHGQLNKYESLELCRPVLQQGRKQLLEKWLKEEKLECSEELGDLVKTSDPTLALSVYLRANVPNKVIQCFAETGQFQKIILYAKKVGYTPDYIFLLRNVMRINPDQGLQFAQMMVQDEEPMADINQIVDVFMEMNLVQQCTSFLLDALKNNRPSEGALQTRLLEMNLMSAPQVADAILGNQMFTHYDRAHIAQLCEKAGLLQRALEHYTDLYDIKRAIVHTHLLNPDWLVNFFGSLSVEDSLECLKAMLQNNIRQNLQIAVQVATKYHEQLTTQSLIDLFESFKSYEGLFYFLGSIVNFSQEAEVHFKYIQAACKTGQIKEVERICRESNCYDPEKVKNFLKEAKLTDQLPLIIVCDRFDFVHDLVLYLYRNNLQKYIEIYVQKVNPARLPVVIGGLLDVDCGEDVIKNLIMVVRGQFSTDELVAEVEKRNRLKLLLPWLESRIHDGQTEPATHNALAKIYIDANNNPERFLRENPYYDSKVVGKYCEKRDPHLACVAYERGQCDQELIQVCNENSLFKSEARYLVKRRDPELWATVLIETNEYRRQLIDQVVQTALSETQDPEDISVTVKAFMTADLPNELIELLEKIVLENSVFSDHSEQGTLSAHRNLQNLLILTAIKADRTRVMEYITRLDNYDAPDIANIAIGSELYEEAFAIFKKFDVNTSAIQVLIHNISNLDRAYEFAERCNEPGVWSQLAQAQLQQGMVKEAIDSYIKADDPSQYMEVVDVANKNGNFEDLVRYLQMARKKSREAYVETELIFAYAQTNRLAELEEFISGPNTANIQQVGDRCYDAKMYDAAKLLYNNVSNFGRLASTLVHLGEYQAAVDSARKANSTRTWKEVCFSCVDGEEFRLAQMCGLHIVVHADELEDLINYYQDRGYFEELIQLLEAALGLERAHMGMFTELAILYSKYKPQKMREHLELFWSRVNIPKVLRAAEQAHLWAELVFLYDKYEEYDNAIVTMMAHPTDSWKEGMFKDIITKVANIELYYKALQFYLDYKPMLLNDLLTVLTPRMDHTRAVTFFQKVGHLPLVKPYLRSVQTHNNKALNEALNNLLIEEEDYQGLRASIDAFDNFDNIALAQRLEKHELIEFRRISAYLFKGNNRWKQAVELCKRDKLFKDALEYAAESRDTETAEELIAWFLEQKNHECFAATLYTCYDLLRPDVILELSWRHNILDFAMPFFVNVMREYISKVDKLIESEEQRKEEETTTQQPIVYGEPQLMITSGPQIGVPPQQMPPGMVPGMMPGAAPMPGGYQAPYASM from the exons ATGGCGCAGATTCTGCCCATCCGCTTCCAGGAGCACCTCCAG CTTCAAAATGTTGGCGTCAACGCAGCGAATATCGGGTTCAGCACCCTCACCATGGAGTCCGACAAGTTCATCTGCGTGCGGGAGAAAGTTGGCGACCAGGCGCAGGTGGTCATCATCGACCTGGCTGACGCGGCCAACCCCATTCGCCGACCCATCTCCGCAGACTCCGCCATCATGAACCCCGCCAGCAAGGTCATTGCTTTGAAAGGCAGCGGCAGTG CTGGAAAGACTCTGCAGATCTTCAACATTGAGATGAAGAGTAAGATGAAGGCCCACAACATGGTGGAGGATGTGACCTTCTGGAAGTGGATAACTGTCAACACCATCGCCCTGGTAACTGAGACGGCTGTGTACCATTGGGCCATGGAAG GTGACTCGCAGCCGCAGAAGATGTTTGACCGCCATTCCAGCTTGGCCGGGTGCCAGATCATCAACTACCGCACGGACGCAGCGCAGAAGTGGCTTCTTCTCATCGGCATCTCGGCACAG CAAAACAGAGTTGTTGGTGCCATGCAGCTGTACTCTGTGGACCGTAAGGTCAGCCAGCCAATCGAAGGCCACGCAGCGGCGTTCGGTCAGTTCAAGATGGAAGGTAACTCCGAACAGTCCACGCTGTTCTGCTTCGGAGTCCGGGGCGCCCAGGGTGGGAAGCTACATATCATTGAGGTGGGACAGGCGCCTTCTGGGAACCAACCATTCACCAAGAAGGCAGTGGACGTTTTCTTCCCTCCAGAAGCACAGAATGACTTCCCTGTGGCCATGCAG GTGAGCTCTAAGCATGACGTCATCTTCCTTGTGACCAAATATGGCTACATCCATCTGTACGACTTGGAGAGCGGTGTCTGCATCTACATGAACCGGATCAGTGGAGACACCATCTTTGTCACCGCGCCCCACGAGGCCACCAGCGGTGTCATCGGAGTCAACCGTAAAGGACAG GTCCTGTCTGTGAGTGTGGAGGAGGACAACATCATCCCCTACATCACCAACGTGCTGCAGAACCCTGACCTGGCACTGCGCATGGCCGTCAGGAACAACCTGGCCGGCGCCGAGGACCTCTTCGTGCGCAAGTTCAACACTCTGTTCTCCCAGGGCAACTACTCGGAGTCCGCTAAGGTCGCAGCTAACGCACCAAAG GGGATCCTGCGTACCCCCCAGACGATCCAGCGTTTCCAGCAGGTCCCAGCGCAGGCTGGCCAGACGTCCCCACTGCTGCAGTACTTCGGCATCCTGCTGGACCACGGGCAGCTCAACAAGTACGAGTCCCTGGAGCTGTGCCGCCCCGTCCTGCAGCAAGGCAGGAAACAGCTGCTGGAGAAATGGCTCAAGGAGGAAAAG CTTGAGTGTAGCGAGGAGCTTGGAGATCTAGTCAAGACGAGCGACCCCACACTAGCACTCTCCGTCTACCTTCGCGCCAACGTGCCCAACAAGGTCATCCAGTGTTTTGCGGAGACCGGGCAGTTCCAGAAGATCATCCTGTACGCCAAGAAGGTTGGCTACACCCCGGACTACATCTTCCTGCTGCGTAACGTGATGCGCATCAACCCCGACCAGGGCCTGCAGTTTGCACAGATGATGGTGCAAGACGAGGAACCAATGGCTGACATCAACCAG ATTGTTGATGTGTTTATGGAGATGAACCTGGTGCAGCAGTGCACATCCTTCCTCCTGGATGCGCTGAAGAACAACCGTCCGTCAGAGGGCGCGCTCCAGACACGCCTGCTGGAGATGAACCTCATGTCTGCTCCCCAG GTGGCAGACGCTATCCTCGGGAACCAGATGTTCACGCACTACGACCGCGCCCACATCGCCCAGCTGTGCGAGAAGGCGGGGCTCCTGCAGCGTGCGCTCGAGCACTACACCGACCTGTACGACATCAAGCGTGCAATTGTGCACACCCACCTGCTCAACCCTGATTGGCTGGTCAACTTCTTCGGCTCTCTGTCCGTGGAAGATTCGCTGGAATGTCTGAAG GCCATGCTTCAGAACAATATCCGACAGAACCTACAGATCGCCGTGCAGGTGGCCACAAAGTACCATGAACAGCTGACCACCCAGTCCCTCATTGACTTGTTCGAGTCCTTCAAGAGCTACGAGGGGCTGTTCTACTTCCTGGGCTCCATCGTCAACTTCAGCCAGGAAGCTGAGGTCCACTTCAAGTACATCCAG GCTGCCTGCAAGACTggtcagatcaaggaggttgaacgtATCTGCCGCGAGAGCAACTGTTACGATCCAGAGAAGGTCAAGAACTTCCTGAAG GAAGCCAAACTGACAGACCAGCTCCCACTGATCATCGTGTGCGACCGATTCGACTTTGTGCACGACCTGGTCCTGTACCTGTACCGCAACAACCTACAGAAGTACATCGAGATCTATGTACAGAAG GTGAACCCTGCGCGTTTGCCTGTTGTTATCGGAGGCCTGCTGGACGTGGACTGTGGGGAGGACGTAATCAAGAACCTCATCATGGTTGTACGTGGGCAATTCTCCACTGACGAGCTGGTCGCTGAGGTGGAGAAGAGAAACAG GTTGAAGCTTCTGCTGCCGTGGCTGGAAAGTCGTATCCACGATGGGCAGACCGAGCCTGCCACCCACAATGCACTGGCCAAGATCTACATTGACGCCAACAACAACCCTGAGAGGTTCCTGAG GGAGAACCCGTACTATGACAGTAAGGTCGTGGGCAAGTACTGTGAGAAGCGGGACCCACACCTCGCATGTGTGGCCTACGAAAGGGGGCAGTGTGATCAGGAACTCATTCAG GTGTGCAATGAGAACTCCCTGTTCAAGAGCGAGGCACGTTACCTGGTGAAGCGGCGCGACCCTGAGCTGTGGGCCACGGTGCTGATTGAAACCAACGAGTACCGCAGGCAGCTCATCGACCAG GTGGTGCAGACGGCACTATCAGAGACCCAGGACCCAGAAGACATCTCTGTGACCGTGAAGGCCTTCATGACCGCGGACCTGCCCAACGAACTGATCGAGCTACTGGAGAAGATTGTTCTCGAGAACTCGGTCTTCTCGGACCACAG TGAGCAGGGGACACTCTCTGCACACAG GAACCTACAGAACTTGTTGATCCTGACGGCTATCAAGGCTGACCGCACGCGTGTCATGGAGTACATCACCCGCCTGGACAACTACGACGCTCCTGACATCGCCAACATTGCCATTGGCTCGGAGCTGTACGAGGAAGCTTTCGCCATCTTCAAGAAGTTTGACGTCAACACTTCTGCTATCCAG GTGTTGATCCACAACATCAGTAACCTGGACCGTGCGTACGAGTTTGCGGAGCGCTGTAACGAGCCGGGCGTGTGGAGCCAGCTGGCTCAGGCCCAGCTGCAGCAGGGGATGGTGAAGGAGGCCATCGACTCCTACATCAAGGCTGACGACCCCTCCCAGTACATGGAGGTGGTGGATGTGGCAAATAAGAACG GAAACTTCGAGGACCTCGTGCGGTACCTGCAGATGGCGAGGAAGAAGTCGCGTGAAGCGTACGTGGAGACAGAGCTGATCTTCGCCTACGCCCAGACCAACAGGCTGGCCGAACTGGAGGAGTTCATCTCCGGCCCCAACACCGCCAACATCCAACAG GTCGGCGACAGGTGCTATGACGCAAAGATGTATGATGCGGCCAAACTGCTGTACAACAACGTGTCCAACTTTGGGCGTCTGGCCTCCACCCTGGTCCACCTGGGCGAGTACCAGGCCGCCGTGGACAGCGCCCGCAAGGCCAACAGCACGCGCACGTGGAAGGAGGTGTGCTTCTCGTGTGTGGACGGCGAGGAGTTCCGTCTGGCGCAGATGTGTGGTCTGCACATCGTGGTGCACGCTGACGAGCTGGAGGATCTCATCAACTACTACCAGGACAGAGG ATATTTTGAGGAACTGATCCAGCTGCTGGAGGCTGCCCTGGGCCTGGAGCGTGCTCACATGGGCATGTTCACGGAGCTGGCCATCCTCTACTCCAAGTACAAGCCACAGAAGATGAGGGAACATCTGGAGCTCTTCTGGTCACGTGTCAACATTCCAAAG gtcctGCGTGCAGCAGAGCAGGCTCACCTGTGGGCGGAGCTGGTGTTCCTGTACGACAAGTACGAGGAGTACGACAACGCCATTGTCACCATGATGGCTCACCCCACAGACTCCTGGAAGGAAGGCATGTTCAAGGATATCATCACTAAG GTTGCAAACATAGAGCTGTACTACAAGGCACTGCAGTTCTACCTGGATTACAAGCCCATGTTGCTGAACGACCTGTTGACCGTGCTCACGCCCCGTATGGACCACACACGTGCTGTCACCTTCTTCCAGAAG GTTGGCCATCTGCCCCTTGTGAAGCCATACCTCCGCTCAGTGCAAACCCACAACAACAAGGCCCTAAACGAGGCCCTCAACAACCTGCTCATTGAAGAGGAAGACTACCAG GGCTTGAGAGCATCCATAGATGCGTTTGACAACTTTGACAACATCGCCCTGGCCCAGAGGTTGGAAAAGCACGAGCTGATCGAGTTCCGGCGGATATCAGCGTACCTGTTCAAGGGCAACAACCGCTGGAAGCAGGCAGTCGAACTGTGCAAGAGAGACAAGCTCTTCAAG GATGCCCTGGAATACGCAGCCGAGTCGCGGGACACGGAAACGGCAGAAGAGCTGATCGCCTGGTTCTTGGAACAGAAGAACCACGAGTGCTTTGCGGCAACCCTGTACACCTGCTATGACCTGTTACGGCCAGACGTCATCCTAGAGCTGTCCTGGAGGCATAACATCCTGGACTTTGCCATGCCATTCTTCGTCAATGTTATGCGGGAATACATTTCAAAG GTTGACAAATTAATAGAATCAGAGGAAcagaggaaagaagaagaaaccacAACACAACAGCCAATAGTCTATG GTGAACCCCAGTTGATGATCACATCTGGTCCTCAGATTGGTGTCCCCCCTCAGCAGATGCCCCCAGGAATGGTACCCGGCATGATGCCAGGTGCCGCACCCATGCCAGGTGGCTACCAGGCACCTTACGCCTCCATGTGA